GTCGTGGGCATCCGGCTGCCGATCTTCTGGGCCGGCGCCGTGGCGCTCCTTGCCAACACCGCCGCGTACCCCGGATGACCTCGATGTAGCCGGTCGCAAGCGCAGAGAGGGCGCGCGACCGGCTGGCGCGTCCCAGCGCCAGAAACACGGCGAGCGCGAATCCGCCGGCCACGGAGATCGCCGTGAGCTCGAGCGTGACGAGCGCGCCCTGCAGGAACGCCTCGCGGATGCCCCACACGCGCGCGAGCCGTCCGAAGAACGTGCCGCCGACGATGACGGGGTGCTCCATCGTGGAGGAGCGTCCCTCGTCGTCGGTCACGCGAAGTTCGATCGTGTACGTGCCGGCTTCCGTGTAGGCGTGCTCCTCCGTGATGTTGCCGGGCCGGAAGTCCGCTTCGGGGTCGTCGCCCCATCGCCATTCGTACTGCACGATCCGGCGCGCGCCTGCGGAGGGCTGGCTGAAGGTCGCGTCGACGGTCACGACGGTGGCACCGTCGCGTTCTTCGGTCCTCGCCGTGAAGTAGGCGAGCGGCCGCGCGCCTTCCACGTACACGGTCTGCAGGGCGAGGCTCTCGCGCCCCGCCGTGTCGCGGATGCGCAGCGCGACCTCGAACACGCCGGCCTGGCGGAAGACGTGCGAGGACGTCGCGTTGCCCGGCTCGAAGCTCCCGTTGGCCCACCGCCAATGATACGATTCGATGCGCTCGCCAGGCGACGGCGAGGACAGGCTCGCGTCGGCCAGGAAGGCCGCCCCGGTGCGGCCCACGGCGGGCTGCACGGTGAAGAACGCGCGCGGCTCGTCGGCCGCCTGCGCGGGCGCCAGGGCCAGAAACCACGGCAGGGCCAGAAGCGCAAGGAGCGCCCGGGAGGCCCGGGCGTGCCCACCCATCGGGTGCCTACACCTGCCAGCGGTCGGAGAGCCGCGTGAGCGTCCCGTCGTTGCGCATGTCCGTCAAGGCCTGGTTGAACGCCTGCAGCACCGCCGGCAGGTTCTTCGAAACCGCGATCCCGAAGCTCTCGTCGACCGAGATCGTGAAGGCCTGCTTGAGCCGGCCTCCCGACTGCTCGATGAGGAACCGCACGGCGGCGCGGTCGATCATCATGGCCACGGCGTCGCCCCGCTGCAACGCGTCGGCGCACGGCGGGAAGGTCGGCAGGAGGAGCAGCGTGGCGTCGGTGGCGCCGGCATTGTCGCGCAGCCACTGCTCGGACGTCGTGCCCGTCTGCGTGCAGATGCGCTCCCCGTCTTGCATGACGCGGGCGAGGTCGTCCTCTTCGGCGACGTCGTCGTTCTCGGAGAGGGTGGCGACGAGAAGCTCGTTCTCGTAGTAGGGGACCGTGAAATCGACCTGCTGCCGGCGCTCGGCCGTGATGGTGAACGCGCTGATGCCGCCGTGCAGCTGGCCGTTCTGGATGGAGGGGATGATGGCAGTGAACTCCATGTGCTGGAGACGCACCGTGTACCGGGTGCGGTTGGCGATCTCCCGGATGACGTCGGGGTCGAAGCCGAAGATGTTGCCTTGCTCGTCCTGGTCTTCGAAGGGCGGGTAGGCGGCTTCGGTGCCAATCAGAAGCTCCGTTGGACCGTCGCCCGGTCCGTTGCCTGGCGTTCCAAGACATCCGGAAAAGACAAGCCCGACTGCGAGTACCCCGACCCAACGCGGCGTGCGATCTGCCATCGTATCCCGGGGTCTATCCGGGATGCCGACCGATGAACAAGTGACAACGCCTCTTGGACAAGTGGGCAAGCCCTTTTGGCGTGGGCCGCCTGGAACCCGCTACTGGGTCGAGATGACGATGACGTCGCGGACGCTCTTCACCGCGTCGAACGGGAAGACGAGGTACCCGCGGTCGTCGCGCTTGAACAGGCGCGGATCCACGTCGTCGCTTGGCTCGACGAGCACCTGCGTAAGCTCGCCCGTCTTGTCCTCGACGACGACGTTGCGGAGGCGGCCGATCATCATGCCCTCGTCGGACATGACGGTCTTTCCCTTGACCTCGGACGCGAGAATCCTCATGTGCATCCCTTGCGCGCAGGATCGGGCGCCATTCTATTTCTATTCTTTTCTTTTGATTCACCGAGGTTGTCCCAGAAAGCCCTAGCTTGCCGCACGGGCGATGTGCCCTCATGCCCGCCGAAGATCACGTTCCAGTCCAGCCGGACAGCGGAGAGATGCCGACCGAACCTGCGCCGCGGCACCCCGTGGGGCCGTCTGGCCCCCAGGCCCACATGAACCTCCCAAGCCAGCGGCCGCGGGAGCGGACCGACTTCCGCGGCCTCGTGCTCGTGCTGGAAGGCTGCGCCCTTGCGATCGAGGGGGTGCGGGACCAGATCCGCGCCGGGCGCGGACATGCCGCCTCCGCGCAACGCCTCGACGATCTCGCCCGCCTTTGCCGCGAGATCGCCGGCGAACTCCAAGCGCCCGAGCGGGAGCGCGCGGCCGGCCCCGACGTCGCCTGAAGGGCGAACGCTTATGCGTCGGGGCGCTCCTTGGCCAAGGTCCGCCCCATGCCGGGAATCGAATACGCCACACGCGAGCGGACGGACGAGGAGGTCTTCGAGCTCCTCGCGCCCGAGGTCGCGTCGTGGTTCCGCGGGCGCTTTGGCGCCTTCACGCCCCCGCAGCGCTACGCCGTCGCGGAGCTCCACGCCCGCCGCAACGTGCTCATCTCGAGCCCCACGGGAAGCGGCAAGACGTTCTCGGCGTTCCTTGCGGCCGTCAACGAGCTTTTCCTTCTGGCCAAGCGAGGTCGCCTCGAGGATCGCGTCTACGTCCTGTACGTGAGCCCGCTCAAGGCGTTGGGCAACGACATTCGGCGCAACCTCGAGGAGCCGCTTGCCGAGATCTACGCCTCCGCGGAGTCCACGGGTCTTCCGAAGATCCGCGTGGGCGTGCGGACCGGCGACACGTCCCCGCGAGAGCGCGCCCAGCAGGCGCGCAAGCCTCCGCACATCCTCATCACGACGCCCGAGACGCTTGCCATCCTCCTGGCCGCGCCCAAGCTCGGACGCGCCCTCGAGCGGGTCCGTTGGATCGTCGTGGACGAGATCCACGCGCTTGCCGACAACAAGCGCGGCGCTCACCTTGCCCTGAGCCTCGAGCGGCTCTGCGAGCGGGTCGAGCGGGCCCACGATCCGCGCCCCCCCGCCTCCGCGGCAAGCGGGCGTGCCGGCCGAGCGCGCCGTTCCGTTGTGCGACGGATGGACCGCAGCCGGAGCGGTGCGGCGACAAACGGCCCCCGCCCGGCGGCCCGCGTCAGCGCGTTCCGCCCCGTTCGGATCGGGCTCTCCGCGACCGTCGCCCCGCTCCCCGACGTCGCCGCGTTCCTCGTCGGACGAAGACCGGACGGGCGCCCGCGGGACTGCCTTGTCGTGGACACGCGGGTCGAGAAGGAGATCGACGTCGCCGTGCTGTGCCCGTCGGCCGATCTCGTGAACGCGCCGCCCGAGGAAGCCTCCGCCGCCCTCTACCGCGCGCTCGACCGGCTCGTCCAGGAGCGGCGCACGACCATCGTCTTCACGAACACGCGCGGAGGCACCGAGCGCGTCGTGCAGGAGCTCAAGCGCCGGTTCGGCGCCCGCTACGCGGAAGCGGTGGGGGCGCACCACGGCTCGCTCTCCCGTGAGGAGCGCCTTGGCGTGGAGGAGCGTCTCAAGAGGGGCGAGCTTCGGTGCGTGGTCACGTCCTCGAGCTTGGAGCTGGGCATCGACGTAGGCGCGGTCGACCTCGTCGTGCTGCTGGGAAGCCCGAAGGGCGTCTCGCGCGCGCTTCAGCGCGTGGGCCGCGCCGGCCATCGGCTCAAGGACGCAAGCGTGGGGCGCATCCTCGTCCTCGACCGCGACGACCTCGTGGAATGCACCGTCCTTGCGCGGCTTGCGCGCGAGCGGGCGCTCGACACCGTTCGGATTCCCCGAACGCCGCTGGACGTGCTGGCGCAGCATGTTCTGGGCATGAGCCTCGACCGACGCTGGGATCTCGCGGAGGCCCACGCGCTCGTGCGCGGGGCCGACCCGTACCGCGACCTTTCCGAGGAGGATCTCCGCGAGGTCCTGCGCTACCTCGCGGGCGCGCGCGAGGAGCTCGCCGAGAAGCGCGTGTACGGCAAGCTGTGGTTCGACGAGGAGGCGGGCGCCTTCGGTCGCCGCGGGCGCATGAGCCGGCCCATCTACTACACGAACACGGGCGTGATCCCCGACGAGGCGGCCGCGGCCGTGGTGACGCTGGGGGGTCGCTTCGTCGGCCGGCTCGAGGGCGAGTTCGCCGAGCAGCTCAAGCCCGGCGACGTGTTCGCGCTCTCGGGCTCGACCTGGGCCTACCGGTCCGCCACGACGGGCAAGGTGCTCGTGGAGCCGCGCCCGGGGGCCTCGCCGACGATCCCCGCCTGGCACTCGGAGCAGATGCCGCTGTCCCGGGAGCTTGCCGATGCCGTCGGCGCCTTCCGGCGGAAGCTGGACGAGCGGCTGGACCGGGACGACCCCTCGCAGGTGGCGGCGTGGCTTGCCGCCGACCATCGGCTCGATCCCGAGGCCGCGCGCGAGGTCGTGCGCTACTTCGTCGAGCAGCGCGCCGTCGCGAAGGTGCCCTCCGACCGAAGGCTCGTCGTCGAAGAGTGCATCGACGAGTCCGGAAGCGGGCTAGGACGCGTCGTCTACGTGTTCCACTGCGTGATCGGCCGCCGCGCCAACGACGCGCTCGCCCGCGCCGCCGGGCGCGTGGTGGCCAAGTACACGGGGCACACCTGCTCGCTTACCGTGAGCGACAACGGATTCCTCCTCGCCTACCCGCGCCGCGTCTTCCGCCGCGCCGAGCGCGGGACGCTTGGCGACCACGTGATCGAGGACATCCTCGACCCGCACTCGCTGCGCGGCGAGCTCGTGGCCGGCTTGGAGGGAAGCGAGATCGTGCAGCGCCGGTTCCGGCACGTGGCCGGGCGCATGCTGCTTGTCCTCCGGAACTACCTCGGGCGGGGCGGTCCGCCGGGGCGCGCGCAGCGGCAGGCGGCTTCCCTGTACAAGGTCGTGCGGGGGCTCGGGTCGAACTTCCCCGCCATGAAGGAGCTGTGGCGCGAGGTGCTGGAAGAGGCGATGGATCTTCCGCGGGCGCAGGCCTTTCTCGAGCGCGTCGCGGCTCGCGAGGTGGAGGTCGTCGTCCTTCGCAACCGCGACCTGCCCTCGCCCTTTGCCTTCCATCTTGCGGCGGCCGCCGGCGCCGACGCGAGCTTGTTCGAGGAGCGGCGCGCGGCGCTTCGCGACCTCCACGCGCGGCTGGCGCGCAAGCTCGCCGCGGACGGCGCGAAAGGATAGGTGGGCCC
The window above is part of the Candidatus Thermoplasmatota archaeon genome. Proteins encoded here:
- a CDS encoding DEAD/DEAH box helicase, encoding MPGIEYATRERTDEEVFELLAPEVASWFRGRFGAFTPPQRYAVAELHARRNVLISSPTGSGKTFSAFLAAVNELFLLAKRGRLEDRVYVLYVSPLKALGNDIRRNLEEPLAEIYASAESTGLPKIRVGVRTGDTSPRERAQQARKPPHILITTPETLAILLAAPKLGRALERVRWIVVDEIHALADNKRGAHLALSLERLCERVERAHDPRPPASAASGRAGRARRSVVRRMDRSRSGAATNGPRPAARVSAFRPVRIGLSATVAPLPDVAAFLVGRRPDGRPRDCLVVDTRVEKEIDVAVLCPSADLVNAPPEEASAALYRALDRLVQERRTTIVFTNTRGGTERVVQELKRRFGARYAEAVGAHHGSLSREERLGVEERLKRGELRCVVTSSSLELGIDVGAVDLVVLLGSPKGVSRALQRVGRAGHRLKDASVGRILVLDRDDLVECTVLARLARERALDTVRIPRTPLDVLAQHVLGMSLDRRWDLAEAHALVRGADPYRDLSEEDLREVLRYLAGAREELAEKRVYGKLWFDEEAGAFGRRGRMSRPIYYTNTGVIPDEAAAAVVTLGGRFVGRLEGEFAEQLKPGDVFALSGSTWAYRSATTGKVLVEPRPGASPTIPAWHSEQMPLSRELADAVGAFRRKLDERLDRDDPSQVAAWLAADHRLDPEAAREVVRYFVEQRAVAKVPSDRRLVVEECIDESGSGLGRVVYVFHCVIGRRANDALARAAGRVVAKYTGHTCSLTVSDNGFLLAYPRRVFRRAERGTLGDHVIEDILDPHSLRGELVAGLEGSEIVQRRFRHVAGRMLLVLRNYLGRGGPPGRAQRQAASLYKVVRGLGSNFPAMKELWREVLEEAMDLPRAQAFLERVAAREVEVVVLRNRDLPSPFAFHLAAAAGADASLFEERRAALRDLHARLARKLAADGAKG
- a CDS encoding PKD domain-containing protein, which gives rise to MGGHARASRALLALLALPWFLALAPAQAADEPRAFFTVQPAVGRTGAAFLADASLSSPSPGERIESYHWRWANGSFEPGNATSSHVFRQAGVFEVALRIRDTAGRESLALQTVYVEGARPLAYFTARTEERDGATVVTVDATFSQPSAGARRIVQYEWRWGDDPEADFRPGNITEEHAYTEAGTYTIELRVTDDEGRSSTMEHPVIVGGTFFGRLARVWGIREAFLQGALVTLELTAISVAGGFALAVFLALGRASRSRALSALATGYIEVIRGTRRCWQGAPRRRPRRSAAGCPR
- a CDS encoding PRC-barrel domain-containing protein, giving the protein MRILASEVKGKTVMSDEGMMIGRLRNVVVEDKTGELTQVLVEPSDDVDPRLFKRDDRGYLVFPFDAVKSVRDVIVISTQ
- a CDS encoding transporter substrate-binding domain-containing protein, with translation MADRTPRWVGVLAVGLVFSGCLGTPGNGPGDGPTELLIGTEAAYPPFEDQDEQGNIFGFDPDVIREIANRTRYTVRLQHMEFTAIIPSIQNGQLHGGISAFTITAERRQQVDFTVPYYENELLVATLSENDDVAEEDDLARVMQDGERICTQTGTTSEQWLRDNAGATDATLLLLPTFPPCADALQRGDAVAMMIDRAAVRFLIEQSGGRLKQAFTISVDESFGIAVSKNLPAVLQAFNQALTDMRNDGTLTRLSDRWQV